Genomic window (Persephonella sp.):
GTGTAATCAACATATCTGTCGTAAAGACTGAAACCAAGATTTACAGGCTTGTAAAAAGCCCATCTGTGAAGATATGAGATCTCATTGTTCCTGTATGTTGAACCTAATGTTAAAGATATTCCTGCCGTATCACCTGTTCCTAAAAAGTTACCTTTCCTTAAAGACAGGAAGAAAGATAGACCTGTAAGCTGACTGTATCCTGCACCTATAGAAATCTGACCTGTGAACCTTTCCTGAACTTTTACATCAACATCTATCTTGTTTTCTTCTTTGATATGTGGATCAAAACCTATCATGTCGTAAAAACCAAGAGAGTAAAGCCTTGACTGGGATCTTAAAAGATCCTGTCTTTTAAAGAGATCCCCTGGTGCAAATCTTAATTCTCTTCTTATAACATAATCTCTTGATTCATAATTACCTGAAATGTCTATCTTATCAACATAAAAGATCTCTCCCGGCTGTATATCATAAACAACCTTCACAGTCTTTTTATCTTTATCAAGTAGTTTTTCAACATAAACCATAGCAAATATGAAACCAAGCTCTGTGTATTTATCAAGGGTTTCCTTCTTAAGCCTTTCTATAATTTCGCCATTGTAATAACTACCGATTTTTAGATCATCTTTAAATCTTTTTAGAATTTCTTCATCTGTATAGTATCTGTTGTTTTTAAACTCTATACCTGATAGTCTGTATCTTGGACCTTCTTTTATCCTGATTGTTATGTAATACTCTTCACCCTTTTTCAGCTTTACATCTGGTTTATCAACCTGAACTTCAAAAAAACCTTTTTTGATGTATAACTCTCTTATTCTCTCAATATCCTCAAGAAGAACATCTTTTTTTAGCCTTGGGTGAAACCTAAGTTTCCATATACATCTTTCTTTAGTTTCCATCACATCTTCTATCTCATCTTCATCTATCTGTTTGTTACCAACTATCTTAATCTCTTTTACATAAGCCCTTTTACCTTCATCTATCTTAAAAACAAGAGTGTTTCCTTTAAAGTAGTAAGATATTTTTGTGTTGTAAAAACCTTCCTTCTCGTATTTTTCCTGTATAGCCTTCACCATTCTGTTTATCTCATCAAGGGAAAAAACCCTGCCAAGCCCTTTTCTTATGGAAGCCATTTTTTCTGCAAGTTCAGGACCAATGGTTGAAAATGGAAGTGCTGCCCCTGACTCAAGTCTTTCTTTTGTCTGAACATCTAAGACCTGCATTAGATCTTCATCTGATATCTCTTCATTGCCTTCAAAATCAATCTTCTGGA
Coding sequences:
- the bamA gene encoding outer membrane protein assembly factor BamA, translated to MFFISFSTPAKSQETPQLKPGKISEEVKKIYRLRRIEIKGLKYVSPQLIYPLIPLGKGALVTRDNVVNIIRDLYKLGYFRDIETYTRYTENGIDLIFVFKELPVVQKIDFEGNEEISDEDLMQVLDVQTKERLESGAALPFSTIGPELAEKMASIRKGLGRVFSLDEINRMVKAIQEKYEKEGFYNTKISYYFKGNTLVFKIDEGKRAYVKEIKIVGNKQIDEDEIEDVMETKERCIWKLRFHPRLKKDVLLEDIERIRELYIKKGFFEVQVDKPDVKLKKGEEYYITIRIKEGPRYRLSGIEFKNNRYYTDEEILKRFKDDLKIGSYYNGEIIERLKKETLDKYTELGFIFAMVYVEKLLDKDKKTVKVVYDIQPGEIFYVDKIDISGNYESRDYVIRRELRFAPGDLFKRQDLLRSQSRLYSLGFYDMIGFDPHIKEENKIDVDVKVQERFTGQISIGAGYSQLTGLSFFLSLRKGNFLGTGDTAGISLTLGSTYRNNEISYLHRWAFYKPVNLGFSLYDRYVDYTTFVSVKQGFSPTLSWEISEYWRVGTGITIEKGK